From a single Micromonospora carbonacea genomic region:
- a CDS encoding GNAT family N-acetyltransferase — MTTLRLRPEGPADTGPVRRVLTAAFARPDVSTPPEVGLVEDLRGTDAWIPELAMVAEYGGEVVGCALLTRVHVRGDGGSAPALALGPVAVAPHRQRVGHGTAVVQAALDAATELGERLVVVLGDPAYYRRFGFTRADRMGLSSPWSGLGEPWQALVLPPSTSGDGPAPRGEVLFPPPWSKV; from the coding sequence GTGACGACTCTGCGGCTGCGTCCCGAGGGCCCGGCGGACACCGGCCCCGTCCGGCGGGTGCTGACCGCCGCGTTCGCCCGTCCGGACGTGTCGACCCCGCCCGAGGTGGGGCTGGTCGAGGACCTGCGCGGCACCGACGCCTGGATTCCCGAGCTGGCCATGGTCGCCGAGTACGGCGGCGAGGTGGTCGGCTGCGCCCTGCTCACCCGGGTCCACGTCCGCGGCGACGGCGGGAGCGCCCCGGCGCTGGCCCTCGGCCCGGTGGCGGTCGCCCCGCACCGGCAGCGGGTCGGGCACGGCACGGCCGTGGTGCAGGCCGCCCTGGACGCCGCCACCGAGCTCGGCGAGCGACTCGTGGTGGTGCTCGGCGACCCGGCCTACTACCGGCGGTTCGGCTTCACCCGCGCCGACCGGATGGGGCTGAGCAGCCCGTGGTCCGGCCTGGGCGAGCCGTGGCAGGCGCTGGTCCTGCCCCCCAGCACCAGCGGGGACGGCCCCGCGCCCCGGGGCGAGGTGCTGTTCCCGCCACCCTGGTCGAAGGTCTGA
- a CDS encoding ATP-binding protein → MDPVRNPYAPGAGQRPPELAGRGRELDVFDVVLERIARGRPERSLMLTGLRGVGKTVLLNTLRSQAITRLWGTGKIEARPDQSLRRPVAAALHMAVRELAPRHRAPDRIDAFLGVLKAFAQRSAPTGRAGAVPKLRDRWQPGIDVPAATGRADSGDIEIDLVELLSDAAAVAADVGTGIAVFIDEMQDLGPEDVSALCAACHELSQLGAPLIVVGAGLPHLPAVLSAAKSYSERLFRYQRIDRLDRIAADQALCAPAEREEVAYEPKALDLLYEKSGGYPYFVQAYGKATWDHAPRSPITDADVRVAAPEAEAELAVGFFGSRFERATPAEREYMRAMATLSLVEGDVGGRDDMDAAVPTAEIARALGRKPASLSPARDALIKKGLIYSGERGTVAFTVPHFGRYLRTQPA, encoded by the coding sequence GTGGATCCGGTCCGCAACCCGTACGCGCCGGGCGCCGGCCAGCGCCCGCCCGAGCTCGCGGGGCGGGGGCGGGAGCTGGACGTCTTCGACGTCGTCCTGGAGCGCATCGCCCGGGGCCGCCCCGAGCGCAGCCTGATGCTCACCGGCCTGCGTGGCGTCGGGAAGACCGTCCTGCTCAACACCCTGCGCTCGCAGGCGATCACCCGCCTCTGGGGCACCGGCAAGATCGAGGCGCGACCCGACCAGTCGCTGCGCCGCCCGGTCGCCGCCGCGCTGCACATGGCGGTGCGCGAGCTGGCCCCCCGGCACCGGGCCCCGGACCGGATCGACGCGTTCCTCGGGGTGCTGAAGGCGTTCGCCCAGCGGTCCGCGCCGACGGGTCGGGCGGGCGCGGTCCCGAAGCTGCGCGACCGCTGGCAGCCGGGCATCGACGTGCCGGCCGCGACCGGCCGGGCCGACTCGGGCGACATCGAGATCGACCTGGTGGAGCTGCTCAGCGACGCCGCGGCGGTGGCCGCCGACGTCGGCACCGGCATCGCCGTCTTCATCGACGAGATGCAGGACCTCGGCCCCGAGGACGTCTCGGCGCTCTGCGCCGCCTGCCACGAGCTGTCGCAGCTCGGCGCGCCGCTGATCGTGGTGGGCGCGGGCCTGCCGCACCTGCCGGCCGTGCTCAGCGCCGCCAAGTCGTACTCGGAGCGGCTGTTCCGCTACCAGCGCATCGACCGGCTCGACCGGATCGCCGCCGACCAGGCGCTCTGCGCGCCGGCCGAGCGCGAGGAGGTCGCGTACGAGCCGAAGGCGCTCGACCTGCTCTACGAGAAGTCGGGCGGCTACCCGTACTTCGTCCAGGCGTACGGCAAGGCCACCTGGGACCACGCGCCACGGTCGCCGATCACCGACGCGGACGTCCGGGTGGCCGCCCCCGAGGCGGAGGCCGAGCTGGCGGTGGGCTTCTTCGGCTCCCGGTTCGAGCGGGCCACGCCGGCCGAGCGCGAGTACATGCGCGCGATGGCCACCCTGTCCCTGGTGGAGGGGGACGTCGGCGGTCGGGACGACATGGACGCCGCCGTGCCGACCGCGGAGATCGCCCGGGCGCTCGGGCGCAAGCCGGCGAGCCTCTCCCCGGCGCGGGACGCGTTGATCAAGAAGGGGCTGATCTACTCCGGGGAGCGCGGCACGGTCGCGTTCACCGTCCCGCACTTCGGCCGCTACCTGCGCACCCAGCCGGCCTGA
- a CDS encoding LppU/SCO3897 family protein produces the protein MIIALVVVLLLCPCLGLAGWGIWQAADDDGSAAPTVTASAVPTGESSDVPTAAPTTAEPSPTEDDDGDFARGDCVVNDGTDANADLRKVPCGPDTYEVLLRIPGTTDGDRCKTASPDATANFVSDNPINALDYVLCLKRRTS, from the coding sequence CTGATCATCGCCCTGGTGGTCGTGCTGCTGCTCTGCCCCTGTCTCGGCCTGGCCGGGTGGGGGATCTGGCAGGCGGCCGACGACGACGGCTCCGCGGCGCCGACCGTGACCGCGTCGGCGGTGCCGACGGGCGAGTCGAGCGACGTGCCGACGGCCGCCCCGACCACGGCCGAGCCGAGCCCGACCGAGGACGACGACGGGGACTTCGCCAGGGGCGACTGCGTGGTCAACGACGGCACGGACGCCAACGCCGACCTGCGGAAGGTCCCGTGCGGACCGGACACGTACGAGGTCCTGCTGCGCATCCCGGGCACCACGGACGGCGACCGGTGCAAGACGGCGTCGCCGGACGCGACCGCCAACTTCGTCAGCGACAACCCGATCAACGCCCTCGACTACGTGCTCTGCCTGAAGCGACGCACGAGCTGA
- a CDS encoding LppU/SCO3897 family protein yields the protein MPPYPGEAGRKRGRGPLIAVLATLVVFALVGGAAVWYLLRQDDPPPAAGPVAPSAGPTPEDTPAASTTAPTAPAPESSADPRFVKVGQCVRNEGPSGGKPKLLISPCGPKTYEVLRRFDGQTSGEKDAEAKCAKVAGYTNWYFFDSQLDTLDFVLCLKLR from the coding sequence CTGCCGCCCTACCCCGGCGAGGCGGGCCGCAAGCGCGGTCGGGGTCCGCTGATCGCCGTGCTGGCCACCCTGGTCGTGTTCGCGCTCGTCGGTGGCGCGGCCGTGTGGTATCTGCTGCGGCAGGACGATCCACCGCCCGCCGCGGGTCCCGTCGCGCCCAGCGCCGGTCCGACGCCGGAGGACACCCCGGCGGCGTCGACGACCGCGCCCACCGCCCCGGCGCCCGAGTCCTCGGCGGATCCCCGGTTCGTCAAGGTGGGCCAGTGCGTGCGCAACGAGGGGCCGTCGGGCGGCAAGCCCAAGCTGCTGATCAGCCCGTGCGGCCCGAAGACGTACGAGGTGTTGCGCCGGTTCGACGGGCAGACCAGCGGGGAGAAGGACGCCGAGGCGAAGTGCGCCAAGGTGGCCGGCTACACCAACTGGTACTTCTTCGACAGCCAGTTGGACACCCTGGACTTCGTGCTCTGCCTGAAGCTCCGCTGA
- a CDS encoding EamA family transporter, which translates to MPDPTGAAAAPAVRPALIWAALAVVYVLWGSTYLAIRVAVESLPALASAGLRFGAAAVVLALVLRVRRGAGALRVDRRQLGSAALVGVLLLAGGNGLVVLAESGPPGTAVPSGIAALLVATVPLLVVLLRTLGGDRPRVWTFAGVTLGFLGLVLLVLPTGGSAAAPLAGALTVVAAATCWSVGSFLAGRLRMPTDPFVATVYEMVAGAVALTVLAAARGELRDLDPGQVTGRSWLALAYLMVAGSLVAFTAYVWLLHHAPISLVSTYAYVNPVVAVALGALLAAEPVTAQVLLGGAVIVAGVALVVSMERPGRRTGAAARPARR; encoded by the coding sequence GTGCCGGATCCGACCGGCGCGGCCGCCGCGCCGGCGGTCCGACCGGCGCTGATCTGGGCGGCACTGGCCGTCGTCTACGTCCTCTGGGGCTCCACCTACCTGGCCATCCGGGTCGCGGTGGAGTCGCTGCCGGCCCTCGCGTCGGCCGGCCTCCGGTTCGGCGCGGCCGCCGTCGTGCTCGCCCTCGTCCTCCGGGTACGCCGGGGCGCCGGCGCCCTGCGCGTCGACCGGCGGCAGCTCGGCTCCGCCGCGCTCGTCGGCGTGCTCCTGCTGGCCGGCGGCAACGGTCTGGTGGTGCTCGCCGAGTCGGGGCCGCCCGGGACGGCGGTGCCCTCCGGCATCGCGGCGCTGCTCGTCGCCACGGTCCCGCTGCTGGTCGTCCTGCTCCGTACGCTCGGCGGCGACCGGCCCCGGGTGTGGACCTTCGCCGGGGTGACGCTGGGCTTCCTCGGCCTGGTCCTGCTCGTGCTGCCGACCGGCGGATCGGCAGCGGCACCGCTGGCCGGCGCGCTGACCGTGGTCGCGGCGGCCACCTGCTGGTCGGTCGGCTCCTTCCTGGCCGGGCGGCTACGGATGCCCACGGACCCGTTCGTCGCCACCGTCTACGAGATGGTCGCCGGTGCCGTGGCGCTGACCGTGCTCGCCGCCGCCCGGGGCGAACTGCGGGACCTCGACCCAGGGCAGGTCACCGGACGGTCCTGGCTGGCCCTCGCGTACCTGATGGTCGCCGGCTCGCTGGTCGCCTTCACCGCGTACGTCTGGCTGCTGCACCACGCGCCGATCTCGCTGGTGTCCACCTACGCGTACGTGAACCCGGTGGTCGCGGTCGCGCTCGGCGCGCTGCTGGCCGCGGAGCCGGTCACCGCGCAGGTGCTGCTCGGCGGCGCGGTGATCGTCGCCGGGGTCGCGCTCGTGGTCAGCATGGAACGCCCCGGACGGCGCACCGGGGCGGCGGCCCGACCGGCCCGGCGGTAG
- a CDS encoding prepilin peptidase codes for MPTTGVLALALTGAVLGAFVPWLAGRWAGVPRLDPARAGAGRPGAGRRGAARGKAAVAWAAMAAVVFGGLGAAPGVGPALPAFLAVAAVGLLLAAVDLACLRLPDPLVGLAALGAAAGLVAAAAADGRPGRLLASLTGAGLSFLGYALLALLPGSRLGFGDVKLAAVLGLPLGWLGWPALLTGLVLPHVLHGLIVLGLLAARRIRRDTLLPLGPALLAGAWLATLTA; via the coding sequence GTGCCCACCACCGGCGTGCTCGCTCTCGCCCTGACCGGAGCGGTGCTCGGGGCGTTCGTGCCGTGGCTGGCGGGGCGCTGGGCCGGCGTACCCCGGCTCGATCCTGCCCGGGCCGGTGCTGGTCGACCCGGCGCGGGCCGGCGCGGCGCGGCCCGGGGGAAGGCGGCGGTGGCCTGGGCGGCGATGGCCGCCGTGGTCTTCGGCGGGCTCGGTGCCGCGCCCGGCGTCGGCCCGGCGCTGCCGGCGTTCCTCGCGGTGGCGGCGGTCGGCCTGCTGCTCGCGGCGGTCGACCTGGCCTGCCTCCGGCTGCCGGACCCCCTGGTCGGCCTGGCGGCGCTCGGCGCGGCGGCCGGGCTGGTCGCGGCGGCGGCGGCCGACGGCCGACCGGGCCGGCTGCTCGCGTCGCTGACCGGGGCGGGGCTGTCGTTTCTCGGGTACGCGCTGCTCGCCCTCCTGCCCGGCTCGCGGCTCGGCTTCGGCGACGTGAAGCTGGCCGCCGTGCTGGGGCTGCCGCTCGGCTGGCTGGGCTGGCCGGCGCTGCTGACCGGGCTGGTCCTGCCGCACGTGCTGCACGGGCTGATCGTGCTCGGCCTGCTGGCCGCCCGCCGGATACGCCGGGACACGCTGCTGCCGCTCGGGCCGGCCCTGCTCGCCGGCGCCTGGCTGGCGACCCTCACCGCCTGA
- a CDS encoding UvrD-helicase domain-containing protein: protein MLPFSAVPPAGPSPFVADLHIHSKYSRACSRDLTTPNLAWWARRKGVGVLGTGDFTHPAWYDHLRETLHPAEPGLYRLSPETERDVARRLPPRLASEAEADPVRFMLSVEISTIYKRDDRTRKVHHLVYLPDLDAVGRFNTTLGRIGNIASDGRPILGLDSRDLLEITLEASPDGYLVPAHIWTPWFSALGSKSGFDAIADCYADLAGHVFAVETGLSSDPEMNWRVGSLDRYQLVSNSDAHSPPALAREATVFATGRDYFAIREALRTGDGLAGTIEFFPEEGKYHADGHRLCGVNWSPERTRAAGGRCPECGKPLTVGVLSRVEELADRPEGHRPAHARDVTHLVPLAEILGELNRVGPKSKKVEGKLNDLVAALGPELEILTRAPLDEIGRVGGELLAEGIGRLRRGDVRRVPGYDGEYGVITLFDPAELGGKGAGAQAETLFDVPVPAQRPAAEPAAKAKRPAAAKAEPKRKPAPPAPPPPIPPQPSPHEPFEPMLAGMEEVGTGLLDRLDAMQRVAASAPGGPLLIVAGPGTGKTRTLTHRIAYLCAELNVFPERCLAITFTRRAAEELRHRLDGLLGPVAEDITVGTFHSLGLTVLRENAGAAGLPADFRIADDADRAAAKAEAGEDQAAYTALLRKRDLVDLDDLLTLPVELLRADRKLVQRYRDRWQWIFVDEYQDVDAVQYELLRLLSPADGNLCAIGDPDQAIYSFRGADVGYFLRFSQDFTDARLVRLNRNYRSSAPILATAVQAIAPSSLVRGRRLDPARLDPEAPLVGRYAAASVADEADFVVRTVDDLVGGLSHRSLDSGRIDGRSTSLSFSDIAVLYRTDAQAAPIVDALARANVPVQKRSHDRLRDRPGVAAIARELRHADGSGGLPARVRLAAQVVADRFAAPTLDGSGVVRPEEVRAAVDLLTPLARRCGDDLELFLSQLATGAEVDALDPRAEAVTLLTLHAAKGLEFPVVFLVGCEDGLLPLRWPGSTPDEDAIAEERRLFFVGLTRAQDRLYVSHAARRTRHGAERDCRPTPFLDVIDPGLFERLGEAEPRRPKDRQLRLL from the coding sequence GTGCTCCCGTTCAGCGCCGTACCCCCGGCCGGCCCCTCGCCGTTCGTCGCGGACCTGCACATCCACTCGAAGTACTCGCGCGCGTGCAGCCGCGACCTGACCACCCCGAACCTCGCCTGGTGGGCCCGGCGCAAGGGCGTCGGGGTGCTCGGCACCGGTGACTTCACCCACCCCGCCTGGTACGACCACCTGCGGGAGACGCTGCACCCGGCCGAGCCGGGCCTGTACCGGCTCTCCCCCGAGACGGAGCGGGACGTCGCCCGCCGGCTGCCGCCCCGGCTGGCCAGCGAGGCGGAGGCGGACCCGGTCCGGTTCATGCTCAGCGTGGAGATCTCCACGATCTACAAGCGGGACGACCGCACCCGCAAGGTGCACCACCTGGTCTACCTGCCCGACCTCGACGCGGTGGGGCGGTTCAACACCACCCTCGGGCGGATCGGCAACATCGCCTCCGACGGGCGGCCCATCCTCGGCCTCGACTCCCGGGACCTGCTGGAGATCACCCTGGAGGCCAGCCCGGACGGCTACCTCGTGCCGGCGCACATCTGGACGCCGTGGTTCTCGGCGCTGGGCTCGAAGTCCGGGTTCGACGCGATCGCCGACTGCTACGCCGACCTCGCCGGGCACGTCTTCGCGGTGGAGACCGGGCTGTCGTCGGACCCGGAGATGAACTGGCGGGTCGGCAGCCTCGACCGCTACCAGCTCGTGTCCAACTCGGACGCCCACTCGCCGCCCGCCCTGGCCCGCGAGGCGACGGTCTTCGCCACGGGCCGCGACTACTTCGCGATCCGCGAGGCGCTGCGCACCGGCGACGGGCTCGCCGGCACCATCGAGTTCTTCCCCGAGGAGGGCAAGTACCACGCCGACGGGCACCGGCTCTGCGGCGTCAACTGGTCGCCGGAGCGGACCCGGGCGGCGGGCGGGCGCTGCCCCGAGTGCGGCAAGCCGCTCACCGTCGGCGTGCTCAGCCGCGTCGAGGAGCTGGCCGACCGGCCCGAGGGGCACCGGCCGGCCCACGCCCGGGACGTCACCCACCTGGTGCCGCTGGCCGAGATCCTCGGCGAACTGAACCGGGTGGGCCCGAAGTCCAAGAAGGTCGAGGGGAAGCTCAACGACCTGGTGGCCGCGCTCGGCCCGGAGCTGGAGATCCTGACCCGCGCCCCGCTCGACGAGATCGGCCGGGTCGGCGGGGAGCTGCTCGCCGAGGGCATCGGCCGGCTGCGCCGGGGCGACGTGCGCCGGGTGCCCGGCTACGACGGGGAGTACGGGGTGATCACCCTCTTCGACCCGGCGGAGCTGGGCGGGAAGGGGGCGGGGGCGCAGGCGGAGACGCTGTTCGACGTACCCGTGCCGGCGCAGCGACCGGCCGCGGAGCCGGCGGCGAAGGCGAAGCGCCCGGCCGCCGCGAAGGCCGAGCCGAAGCGGAAGCCCGCGCCGCCGGCCCCGCCGCCGCCGATCCCGCCGCAGCCCTCCCCGCACGAGCCGTTCGAGCCGATGCTCGCCGGCATGGAGGAGGTCGGCACGGGGCTGCTGGACCGGCTGGACGCGATGCAGCGGGTGGCCGCGTCCGCGCCGGGCGGGCCGCTGCTGATCGTCGCCGGCCCGGGCACCGGGAAGACCCGCACGCTGACCCACCGGATCGCCTACCTGTGCGCCGAGCTGAACGTGTTCCCGGAGCGCTGCCTCGCGATCACCTTCACCCGGCGGGCCGCCGAGGAGCTGCGGCACCGCCTCGACGGGCTGCTCGGGCCCGTCGCCGAGGACATCACCGTCGGCACGTTCCACTCGCTGGGCCTGACCGTCCTGCGGGAGAACGCGGGCGCGGCCGGGCTGCCGGCCGACTTCCGCATCGCCGACGACGCCGACCGGGCGGCGGCGAAGGCGGAGGCGGGGGAGGACCAGGCTGCCTACACCGCGCTGCTGCGCAAGCGGGACCTGGTCGACCTGGACGACCTGCTCACCCTGCCGGTGGAGCTGCTACGCGCGGACCGGAAGCTGGTGCAGCGCTACCGGGACCGCTGGCAGTGGATCTTCGTGGACGAGTACCAGGACGTCGACGCCGTCCAGTACGAGCTGCTGCGGCTGCTCAGCCCCGCCGACGGCAACCTGTGCGCGATCGGTGACCCCGACCAGGCGATCTACTCGTTCCGGGGCGCGGACGTCGGCTACTTCCTGCGCTTCTCGCAGGACTTCACCGACGCCCGCCTGGTGCGGCTCAACCGCAACTACCGCTCCTCCGCGCCGATCCTCGCCACCGCCGTCCAGGCCATCGCGCCGTCGTCGCTGGTCCGGGGCCGCCGGCTCGACCCGGCCCGGCTCGACCCGGAGGCCCCGCTGGTCGGCCGGTACGCCGCCGCGTCCGTCGCCGACGAGGCCGACTTCGTCGTACGCACCGTCGACGACCTCGTCGGCGGCCTGTCCCACCGGTCGCTGGACTCGGGGCGCATCGACGGCCGGTCCACCTCGCTGTCCTTCTCCGACATCGCCGTGCTGTACCGCACCGACGCGCAGGCCGCCCCCATCGTGGACGCCCTGGCCCGCGCCAACGTGCCCGTGCAGAAGCGCTCGCACGACCGGCTGCGCGACCGGCCCGGGGTGGCCGCGATCGCCCGCGAGCTGCGGCACGCCGACGGCTCCGGCGGCCTGCCCGCCCGGGTACGCCTCGCCGCGCAGGTGGTCGCCGACCGGTTCGCCGCGCCCACCCTCGACGGCTCCGGCGTGGTGCGCCCCGAGGAGGTCCGCGCCGCCGTCGACCTGCTCACCCCGCTGGCCCGCCGCTGCGGCGACGACCTGGAGCTGTTCCTGTCCCAGCTCGCCACCGGCGCGGAGGTCGACGCCCTCGACCCGCGCGCCGAGGCGGTCACCCTGCTCACCCTGCACGCCGCGAAGGGGCTGGAGTTTCCCGTCGTGTTCCTCGTCGGCTGCGAGGACGGACTGCTCCCGCTGCGCTGGCCCGGCTCGACGCCCGACGAGGACGCGATCGCCGAGGAGCGGCGGCTGTTCTTCGTCGGCCTCACCCGGGCCCAGGACCGGCTCTACGTCAGCCACGCGGCCCGGCGCACCCGGCACGGGGCGGAGCGGGACTGCCGGCCGACGCCGTTCCTCGACGTGATCGACCCGGGGCTGTTCGAACGCCTCGGCGAGGCGGAGCCCCGCCGTCCGAAGGACCGCCAGCTCCGCCTGCTGTGA
- a CDS encoding metallophosphoesterase: MLAVVALVGFVLVVIGLIHLYLWKRLVADTTGSRRLRRAGAVVAALLTLLVPATLAGTQNGLYWLAWPGYVWLALMFYLLVVLAVLEVPLLVARLALRRRAVAAEPAAAAPEPVLVGAPGAADPPAAEAVDPPDHDPARRLLLARSAAIFAGLTAAGTVGYGVRNALGPPRLDRVQIPLAKLPRGMDGLRIATVSDIHLGPLRGRAHTERIVAMINRLDADLVAVVGDLVDGSVAELGEAAAPLGDLRSRYGSFFVTGNHEYYSGVEEWVREVDRIGLRVLQNVRQEIRTPAGVLDLAGVNDVTAAGTGLAGPADFAAALGDRDPSRPVVLLAHQPVAAVEAARFGVDLQLSGHTHGGQMVPFNLAVRLQQPVVSGLGEVDGTKVYVTNGAGFWGPPVRVGANPQVTLVELRAP, translated from the coding sequence GTGTTGGCGGTTGTGGCTCTGGTGGGTTTCGTGCTGGTCGTGATCGGCCTCATCCACCTCTACCTGTGGAAGCGCCTGGTCGCCGACACCACCGGGTCCCGGCGGCTGCGCCGGGCCGGCGCGGTCGTGGCGGCGCTGCTCACGCTGCTCGTGCCGGCCACGCTCGCCGGCACCCAGAACGGCCTCTACTGGCTGGCCTGGCCGGGCTACGTGTGGTTGGCCCTGATGTTCTACCTGCTGGTCGTGCTGGCCGTCCTGGAGGTGCCGCTGCTGGTCGCCCGGCTAGCGCTGCGCCGCCGGGCCGTCGCCGCCGAGCCGGCCGCCGCCGCGCCGGAGCCGGTGCTCGTCGGGGCGCCCGGCGCCGCCGACCCGCCGGCCGCCGAGGCCGTCGACCCGCCCGACCACGACCCGGCCCGCCGGTTGCTGCTGGCCCGCAGCGCGGCGATCTTCGCGGGCCTCACGGCCGCGGGGACCGTCGGGTACGGGGTGCGCAACGCCCTCGGCCCGCCCCGGCTGGACCGGGTGCAGATCCCGTTGGCGAAGCTCCCGCGCGGCATGGACGGCCTGCGCATCGCCACCGTCTCCGACATCCACCTCGGTCCGCTGCGCGGCCGGGCGCACACCGAGCGCATCGTCGCGATGATCAACCGGCTGGACGCCGACCTCGTCGCGGTCGTGGGTGACCTGGTCGACGGGTCGGTCGCCGAGCTGGGCGAGGCGGCGGCCCCGCTGGGCGACCTGCGATCCCGCTACGGCAGCTTCTTCGTCACCGGCAACCACGAGTACTACTCCGGCGTGGAGGAGTGGGTGCGGGAGGTGGACCGGATCGGCCTGCGGGTGCTCCAGAACGTCCGGCAGGAGATCCGTACGCCGGCGGGGGTGCTCGACCTGGCCGGGGTGAACGACGTGACCGCCGCCGGGACCGGGCTGGCCGGCCCCGCCGACTTCGCCGCCGCGCTCGGCGACCGGGACCCGAGCCGCCCGGTGGTGCTGCTGGCCCACCAGCCGGTGGCCGCCGTCGAGGCCGCGAGGTTCGGCGTGGACCTGCAACTGTCCGGCCACACCCACGGCGGCCAGATGGTGCCGTTCAACCTGGCCGTCCGGCTCCAGCAGCCGGTCGTGTCCGGTCTCGGCGAGGTCGACGGCACGAAGGTGTACGTCACCAACGGCGCCGGCTTCTGGGGCCCGCCGGTGCGGGTGGGGGCGAACCCCCAGGTCACCCTTGTGGAGCTGCGCGCGCCCTGA
- a CDS encoding MoaD/ThiS family protein: MPDQLTIRYFAGARAAAGTAEETASAGRGLDELTDELTRRHGERLAAVLRVASFLVDGVTCHDRRTPLPAGATIDVLPPFAGG, translated from the coding sequence GTGCCCGACCAGCTCACCATCCGCTACTTCGCCGGGGCGCGGGCCGCCGCCGGCACGGCCGAGGAGACCGCATCCGCCGGCCGCGGTCTGGACGAACTCACGGACGAACTGACACGACGGCACGGCGAGCGCCTCGCCGCCGTGCTGAGGGTGGCGAGTTTCCTGGTCGACGGCGTGACCTGTCACGATCGCCGGACACCGCTGCCGGCAGGGGCGACGATCGACGTGCTGCCGCCGTTCGCGGGTGGCTGA
- the moaA gene encoding GTP 3',8-cyclase MoaA has protein sequence MTAARGTDGVLVDRYGRVARDLRVSLTDKCNLRCTYCMPAEGLPWLAGPQLLSDDEIVRLVRVAVERLGVTEVRFTGGEPLIRPGVVGIVAAVAALTPRPRISLTTNGLGLDRLAPALRAAGLDRVNVSLDTLDAGRFARLTRRDRLADVLAGLAGAAAAGLTPVKINSVLMRGVNDDEAPALLHFALAHGYELRFIEQMPLDAQHGWDRAAMVTADEILATLRTGAGAPTEAGAPTEADPHTGASLPRTGFDLTPDPAERGAAPAETWLVDGGPARVGVIGSVTRPFCGDCDRTRLTADGQVRACLFATEESDLRGALRAGADDDELARRWRAAMWGKRAGHGIDDPTFLQPARPMSAIGG, from the coding sequence GTGACCGCCGCGCGAGGGACCGACGGCGTCCTCGTCGACCGGTACGGCCGCGTCGCCCGGGACCTGCGCGTCTCGCTGACCGACAAGTGCAACCTGCGCTGCACCTACTGCATGCCCGCCGAGGGGCTGCCCTGGCTGGCGGGGCCGCAGCTGCTGAGCGACGACGAGATCGTCCGGCTGGTGCGGGTGGCGGTGGAGCGGCTGGGGGTGACCGAGGTGCGGTTCACCGGCGGGGAGCCGCTGATCCGTCCCGGGGTGGTCGGCATCGTCGCGGCGGTGGCCGCGCTGACGCCCCGCCCCCGGATCTCGCTGACCACGAACGGGCTCGGGCTCGACCGGCTGGCCCCGGCGCTGCGGGCCGCCGGCCTGGACCGGGTGAACGTGTCGCTGGACACCCTCGACGCCGGGCGGTTCGCCCGGCTGACCCGGCGCGACCGGCTCGCGGACGTCCTCGCCGGGCTGGCCGGGGCCGCCGCCGCCGGGCTCACGCCGGTGAAGATCAACAGCGTGCTGATGCGGGGCGTCAACGACGACGAGGCCCCCGCGCTGCTCCACTTCGCCCTGGCCCACGGCTACGAGCTGCGGTTCATCGAGCAGATGCCGCTGGACGCCCAGCACGGCTGGGACCGCGCCGCGATGGTCACCGCCGACGAGATCCTCGCCACCCTGCGCACCGGAGCCGGCGCGCCCACCGAAGCCGGCGCGCCCACCGAAGCCGACCCGCACACCGGGGCCAGCCTGCCCCGCACCGGGTTCGACCTGACCCCCGACCCGGCCGAGCGGGGCGCGGCCCCCGCCGAGACCTGGCTGGTCGACGGCGGTCCCGCCCGGGTCGGCGTGATCGGCAGCGTGACCCGGCCGTTCTGCGGCGACTGCGACCGCACCCGGCTCACCGCCGACGGGCAGGTCCGGGCGTGCCTCTTCGCCACCGAGGAGTCGGACCTGCGCGGCGCGCTGCGGGCCGGGGCGGACGACGACGAGCTGGCCCGACGGTGGCGGGCGGCGATGTGGGGCAAGCGGGCCGGGCACGGCATCGACGACCCGACGTTCCTCCAGCCGGCCCGGCCGATGTCCGCGATCGGCGGGTGA